AAAACTCGAGGCTTCACATATGTGGCAATATGTTCTGCAACTCAGCCACATTCCCCAGTGTAGgcatatttattttgtgtgtactgaggtggtgctgagggtttattcctggctctgtctcaaACCCCTCAGTGtgattccagagatgcaaggcaagtgccttaacctgctcaaaaatatttctttagttcccaggcatatatttttaaatgttcttcaaattattctttttctgtttgtgtcataaggaattcttttttttttttttggtttttgggttgtatctggtggcgctcaggagttactcctgactctgctcagaaattgctcctggcaggcacggggagggaggggggccagggaggaccatatgggacactggggatcgaaccgagattcgttctgggtcagctgcatgcaaggcaaacgccctaccactgtgctatcactctggcccatccatAAGGAATTCTTAATAGTCTCTATTTGtgcatcctatatatatatatagcatatgatATCACTTATTTAAAAGCCTACGACAGTTGTGCTATGATTTATACTGGCGTATTTTCATTCAAGTGTCTTTTAGAGTAATCAGCACTTTCCTCAATCTAGAACCCTGGAATGACCCTACCTCATTATACTTATGGGGATGGTAATCGTAGCATTCCGCAACCAGGACCTAGTGTACGATCACAAGAGGACTCATGGGCATCTCCTGGTACTTATGGAATGGTAAATCGTTACCCCTGGCCTTCAGCTGCACCTGCAGGACCACCTAGCAACCTCTATATGAGCGAAAATACTCCATGGCCTGGCAATGGCTCTCCTCATCCTTCTCATCCACCTCCTTCACCACCACAGCAACCCAAGGTAGGGCTCTTCAGATGTTTGGTAATTAAGAGAGCACAGCCTAGCCCTAGACCTTTTCTGTAGAAAACATTGACCTGTTTTAACTGGGGACGGATCATAAAAAGTTGGTTGATTTATGTGGCCtagattttcagattttttttttttttttttttttgggccacacccgtttgacgctcaggggtgactcctggctatgtgctcagaaatcgcccctggcttggggggaccatatgggacgccgggggatcgaaccgcggtccttccttggctagcgcttgcaaggcagacaccttacctccagcgccacctacccggccccacagatttatttttttataaaggcttagttttttagaagttttaggttcatatcctttttttttgttttgttttgtttttgtttttgggccatacctgacaatacttagggcttactcctggctctgtgctcatggattattcctggtgggctctgagggactatatagggtgttggggattgatcgAACCCAggactgctgcatgcaaggcaagcaccatgcaaggcaagcaccctactttctatactatcactctgaccctggtcatgtctttttttttttttttttttttgtggttttgggtcacacctggcagtgctcaggattactcctggctccatactcagaaattgctcctggcaggcacaggggaccttatgggatgccgggattcgaaccgatgacctcctgcatgaaaggcaaacgccttacctccatgctatctctccagccccatcatgtcCTTTGTCTAACTGTAAGAGTActcatttaggggccgggcggtagcgctagaggtaaggtgcctgccttgacagCGCTAGCctttggacggaccgaggttcgatcccccggcatcccatgtggtcccccaagccaggagcgacttctgagtatatagccaggagtcacccctgagtgtcaccgggtgtggcccaaaaacaaaacaaaacaaaaaaaaagtactcattTACTGTTAGGTTTTATATTATAAGAATGCtaaaatcggggccagagaggtagcatggaggtaaggtgtttgccttgcatgcagaaggacagtggttcgaatcccggtatcccatatggtcccctaagcctgccaggagcgattcctgagtgtagaaccagtaacccctgagtgctgccgggtgtgacccaaaaaccaaaaaaaaaaagctaaaatcaGAAATTGTGTTTTATTGCCTTAATATATAGAATGAAGACAAAACTCAGGTGAAGTTTCTAAAAGGTTTAATCAGTAAACTTGATTATCATTTACTTTGGGTTCCTTTTCGTAATCTGTCTTGAGGTATGGGGGAAACTATGATTTCTACTTATTAAGTCACTGGGTAGATTGTGATGTGCTAAGAATAGATTATTGAGATATTGTTATGATGCTCTGCCTCAGGGTAGATTCCAGccattgtgctcaggaattctctGTCTTTTATTTGACAGAGCATTCTATGGGTCGGTCCCTTTTTAGAGATGTGTTTTCCCAAATGATTAAAGAAAGTGGCTGAAAGATGTGAGCAAACAATTGTAATACTGATGGATTTCTTCCCATTAAAATGCTTTTTCCCCCTCCTTTGTTCTTCTATTTCTACTTAAAGGATTCCTCATACCCCTATGGCCAATCAGATCAAGGCATGAACCAGCACAACTTTCCTTGCAGTGTCCATCAGTATCAGTGCTCAGGAACAGTGAACAATGATAATTCAGATCCTGTGGATTCCCAAGTCCAGTATAGTGCTGAGCCTCAGCTATATGGTAATACCACAAATGAACATCCCAGCAATCAAGACCAGAATAATCTTCCTGAAGAGCCTTTATCTTCAGATCAAAGTACTCCCCCAggtattaaaaaaatcatacatgTGCTGGAGAAAGTCCAATATCTTGAGCAAGAAGTAGAAGAGTTCATAGGAAAAAAGACAGACAAAGCATACTGGCTTCTGGAAGAAATGTTGACCAAGGAACTTTTGGAACTGGATTCAGTTGAAACTGGGGGCCAGGACTCTATTCGGCAGGCCAGGAAAGAGGCCGTTTGTAAAATCCAGGCCATACtggaaaaattggaaaaaaaaaggattatgagTAGATTTAAAACAAAGGGGAAGGGAAGCCTGTTATTAACTTGACCAAAGAAACGTGATTTTGGTTAATTCCTCACTTTTTGAAATGCCTGTTGATAACAAGAAGCAATACATTCCAACTTTGAGTTAAAGTTTGAAAAACTGGTAATGTACTTGGAAGAACATTTTAGTTATGAATTGTTTTCCGTTTTCAGACTAATGAATGTAATAAGAAACTGGAGTTATCAATATTGCCATTACATTACTTCTCTAAAATAAACGGACAATCTAGCAGGCTGCTTCTTATCAGCAGGAAGAAAATACATGTATGTAACAGGCTTATCAGAAACCTACCAGACAAGACTGGATTTATAATCTGAGACAGGTTCTGTTTTTAAACATCTGGATCACTTGTCACAGTTTTGTACATTGTGACTTTCAGCACACATTTCATGTGTAAATTACAACTTGGACCTTAGCCTTTCTTGATCTGTTTTGTTATTTGTAGTTCACAAATAGAGTATTATTCTCTATTTCTTGGTATATTTTGTAGTACTATGTTTAATATTATTCAAGAGATTGATAACCAGATAGTATGACAGTTTTGAATGAATTTGTATCTTTTCATGACTTCAATATACTGCAGTCTGTGTCGTGAGTTTCTGAGGTAAATTGTCTCCTCTTTTGTATAGATCATTAGATTGAAAGTTTTAGCACATCTCTTCACATTACGAGAGGAAGGTAAATTTGAAAATGGCATTGCATAGGAATGAAATTATATGTGGCCatctttcagttttttaaaattatagctgGATAAAGATCCTCTTTGTAGGATAAAATTATCTTTTCACTACTATTTGCTTCCATATGGAACATGATAACTGTAGTTAAAAATGTAATGCCACAGTGAGTAGAATAATAACTGCAAAAGCAAATATGACATGGAAATTCTACTCCCCacctaaaacaggggtctcaaactcaatttacctgggggccgcaggaggcaaagtcggggtgattcttgagtgcaaagtcagtagtaagccttgaacattggggggtgtgacccaaacaactaaaacaaaagaaaacaaaaaaagattcctctagggcagggccacaaaatgttgtacggagggccgcaaatggcctgtgggctgcgagtttgagacccctgacctaaaaTATTAGTTTCAATTTCAAGATCCCAATGAGCAGATTTCAGCTCAGTTCATAGTAAAAAATATTGAGTATAAGTAAAAGGATTCATGCTCAGGGAATGAATCAGCCATATAGAATGGGAAATAATctttaaaagatatatttgttTCTTGGTGGGGTGAAGAATGAAGTTTTGGgatacatctgacagtgctcagggcttattcctggctctcagcttAGGAATgacccttggcagtgcttagatcatatgtggtgccagggattttaACTAGGGTAGGCAGGAATGCAAGGCAAAGCGCCTTACCTCCTTTACTGTCCTCCAGTCCCAAGATAGCTGtggtatttaatctttttttttgtttgttttttgttttttgggccacacccggcggtgttcaggggttactcctggctgtctgctcaataatagctcctggcaggcacaggggaccatatgggacaccgggatttgaaccaaccaccttaggtcctggatcggctgcttgcaaggcaaacaccgctgtgctatctctccaggcccatggtatttaatctttattttcttggaaTAAATTGCACACACAGTATTGACTGTTTTATAGGAAGAGATGTTTATTACCATTGATACTCATTTTAGATCCCCATGTAGGGAGAGGATATTGTAATAGTCTAATCTGACTTTCTTGGTTAGCACTCTGCTATTACATGGAAGAGATTTAGGTTAATAGCTACTTTTTACATCTGAAGTGAGCTCTAGTATACAGTATCTGTTACTGGAAAGCAGCGActtctaataaaatattcaaatgataatgttttttttctaaactGTTAGGCCTGTTAATCTCTCAGCCCTCTTAACCTTAATCATGAAACACAATTGATGaaacaaatataatgaaaaacGTGAGTAGAAATATTGGCTacattaaatatagtaaaaataatcatCTTACTAGAATGAATTTTATGAGAGAATATCATGATAATTTTACTGTAGTATTTTTTGGTTTACTGTAAGTATGTTGAAAAAGCTTTTATATGAAAATGAGAAACttgaaactaaaaattttaagctTTTAGAAACTAAAAACTTTTCCTAAACTTGAGACCTTGGAAGGAAGACTCAAAGCTAAGTTAAGGAAAACTGTGAGACAGTGGTAATTCAGGGGATGAACTTTACTATTTAACAGAGCACCCAagataataattttcatgaaatctgcatatatatttacattatgtgtatatttttgttgtatttttaaaaaaattttgaggtAATTTTGACTTAATGAAGAGGAGTTATAAAATAGTAAGGGTTCTGTAAACACTTACTAAACTTCCTGTTAACATCTGATAACCATAGAGCATTTATCAAACATGAAATTAGTCTTgatacaataatattaatatcaactaaagtagacattttaaaaagtggaGATTTTCTTAGTCTTTTCACAAATGTCCTTTTACTGTTTCAGTATCTAATTGGGGATCCCATGTAGCTGTCATGTCTCACTGTGTCCTCCAGTCTGTGACAGTGTATTGACATCTAATGTTGTAATGTATTTCTAGTGTTATTTACCCTACTCACAACCTAAGGTAGAGCCTGCTGGAATTCTTTAGCCTAATCTTCCTATGTTCTCCTTTGTAATGACTATATATTTGCTGGACACTTTGAGACTATGCAAATGTCCTGTTTCTGCTTAATCTTTTACCCACTCATTTTTGGAGCCACTGGCAGATACTGCTTGTGGCAGTTCCTTTCTGTGGTGGCCAAATGGTGATTTCTATTTCTcctattctttttatgttttcatcaatGGAATTTTTCTGTAAGGGAAGGGTCAATCACTTctggattatatttttaattatagtaagATTCAGGATAAGTATAAACTCTGAAAGCTGTGTAAACCATGTTAAAATGATTCCAAATACCAATAGCAAAGGAAAGACAATTAAgatttgttttagaaaataaaatgaacttaataaggaaaataatataattttgtggGTTTGGTTCAAGTTTTGATTAAATATTGACTCTagacagaatttaaaattttattgatatgtGAACTTTAAAACGTGTCTAATTTATATTCCTGTGGGGATAATTTTTGTCAAAATCTTGAATAAAGTTACCCAGACCTGGCATGTTAATCACAACTGTTTTCTTTATGATAAATGCTAATATAAATAGGCAAGTCCTAATGAACCATTTGGGAGATGAACTAGTGTGGAATTTTTCTGGTGGGGGGAGcattcttggcagtactcagggtcaaCTGAATCACTGTATGGagttggaaatcactcctggaaatgcccAGGTAACCTTGGGTTCTTGGGATCAAATCTGATTCATCTGCAAGCAATGCCTGTGCTCCAGCATGTTGCGTCATCTCTGGTATGGAATTCTTTTTTATGCTTTCAGGAATTTGTCTTTGGAATCAGTTTAGTTGATCGTTGTAATGCCATTAAAGATGGgctgattaaaatttttaaaatgaatacaaGGTTAGCTGGAAGTTTAACCCTCATTGTGCCCTGTGTGCTGGAAGTGACCCTGGCAGCTCTACTATCTGTCTGTGATCCTGGCACTACAGGTGTGTGGCAGAGCATcacagcaaaaaatatatatgtgggaCTGAGCAGAAcagagcagaacatttcctggcaccacaaagaaagacctTAGGGTTCGACTCTGAACATGTCCATAGCCTGTACTGTCTCATTACAGTACATTTCaatggtggagacaccctgtatctcttaggccaagggaatttcctttctaatttccccaacacttactgtgcctatgcaaaaacaacaacaaaccgtGCGAAACCagtccccctttttctttctttaaatttatatttagggggttagagagatagcacagtggtagggcatttgccttgtatgtggctgaaccgggacggacccagattcaattcccagcatcctctatggtcccctgagcctgtcaggagcaatttctgagtggagagccaggaataacccctgattgctgccgggtgtggcccaaaaaccaacaaacaaaattatatttataacttctagacaggggctcctgcccactttctttttgttgttttatttttttaacagaaccatagaatatgaatcatcttgttctgcctcatatttctatgtcttcctacaaattgagaaaagaaaaagtagatggtaccaggggcaaagcagtctcatgaacattgaatgaaaaattaaaaaaaatggggccctgagagatagcacagcggtgtttgccttgcaagcagccgatccaggaccaaaggtggttggttcgaatcccggtgtcccatatggttccccgtgcctgcctgccaggagctatttctgagcagacagccaggagtaacccctgagcaccgccgggtgtggcccaaaaaccaaaaaaaaaaaaaaaaaaaagatcagacctaaatacccaacccaatgTCAAtacaatcaagagacccaaactacaaggtatacacaaaagggacctgttatactagcagtctaggAGTATAAGGTGGGGAGGTAtagggtgcatgctgggaacagtggcagagggaggtcaacattggtgggaccagagaggaaggggaggtgataggaattgccctaatttactgcaccttaaatataactgtgaaagacttgtaattaaagaaaaatatgtggatctggagtgatagcaaagcagtggggtggttgccttgcatgcggtggacccgggacagacccaagttggatccctgacatctcatatggtcccctgagcctgccaggagcgattccttccttccttccttccttccttccttccttccttccttccttccttccttccttccttccttccttccttccttccttccttcctccctccctccctccctccctccctccctccctccctccctccctctctttctctctttctttctttctctctctttctttctctctttctctctttctctttctttctttctttctttctttctttctttctttctttctttctttctttctttctttctttctttctttctttctttctttctttctttctttctttctttctctctcttctctctctccctccctccctcctttcctttctttctttctttctttctttctttctttctttctttctttctttctttctttctttctttctttctttctttctttctttctttctttctttctttctttctttctttctttctttctctctctctttctctctttctcttctttctcttctttctctcttttttttctttttggtttttgagtcacacctggtggtgctcgggttactcctggctctgcactcagaaatcgctcctgtcaggcacaggggatcatatgggatgctgggattcgaaccaccatctgtcctgaattggctgcatgcaaggcaaatgtcctactgctttgctatctctggccaccaggagcgatttttcattgcagagccaggagtaacccctgagcgcctttgggtgtggcacaaaaacaaaaacaaacaaaataaactgagCACCACGTTTAGGAAGCACAACCCTGGCAAGGATGTGTGTATGAACAACTTGGCAACATGATGAACACAATGTACAAGTGAAAGACTTGTGGCAAAGTGTCACCTCTGTAGAGCACTGGGACATTTACTCACTTCTATGAAAGGGACATTCTCTGTTCTCATTCCCAGTTTTCCTTACACAGAGCTAACCATTTTTTATTgagttaaaaaatgtaatatgctgggccggagagatatcatggaggtaagacgtttgccttgcatgcagaaggacgatggttcgaatccaggcatcccatatggtccccaaacctgccaggagcgatttctgagcatagagccagaaataacccctgagcgctgctgggtgtgacccaaaaaccaaaataaaataaaataaaagttatatccTGGGGACCGTggtatagcacaatgggtagggcatttgcttacatgtggctgacctgggtttgatccccagcctgccaggagtattttctgaacacagagccaggataaacccctgagcgtcactggatttgactcaaaaataaaagagggaccagagagatagcatggaggttaagtgtttgccttgcatggaaaaggttggtggttcaaatcccggcatcccatatggtcccctgagcctgccaggagtaacccctgagcactaccgggtgtgacccaaaaccccccccccccaaaaaaaagagaaaaaataattgttttaaaacaatataattgTATTGCTATCCCTCTATACTATAACTTTTAGATCATTTTCACTGATTCTACATTATAGCTGATAAAGATTAAGGTTTATACATATGCCACATACATAGCCATCATAACACCACTGTAGTCCTAATGCTTTTtccactatcttttctttttttttttttttttcctttggtttttcggtcacacccggcagtgctcaggggttcctcctggctctacactcagaatcacccctggcaggcaccagggaccatatgggatgccggcattcgagccactgtcctgcctggaaggcagacaccttacctccaggctatctctctggccccccactaTCTTTTCAATCTGATTATAGGTTACTTATTTACCTATAATATgttgtttgaaattttcttgtaAGGGAAAAttgtttactttccttttttttttttgtttagccaGTCATAGCATGGattcagatttttttgttgttggtggtggtggcacgaggaataaaacctgagccccacacatgcaaagcaagtacattGTCTGTCTGGGAGTTACATAGCTAGCCAGGTTCAGACATTTCACTTCATacttagttttttgtttctgtttgggggtaCATTGTGTGGTGTTTGGGATCTACTCCGAGTGGTGCTGAGAGGTGAAAGATATCATGCCTAGCCCTCCATAACCATGTATACCATCCAGCCCTtggctttctttttggggggggttgttgaCATCATATCACATAGTGCTGTGAGGTCACTAGCCTAAGGGTTAGGGCCTACAAGCAAAGTCTGAACTACCTCCCTGAACTTCACTGTTCATTTTaaagaattctttgttttgggctgcAGAAAAGTACAGTAGGTCCCAGGGGgggttgccttacatgtggctgatctgggtttgatccccagcactctctAGAGTTCTGTgaactctgccagaagtgatccctgagtggaaaaaaacaaaaccaaaataaacaaaaaccactttgtatttggactggagagatagtacaggggtaagatgCAGGTGCAAATCTgcacctggttcaaatccctggcacttccAGTAGTCacttctgagtagagccagaagtcactGAGCATGCTAGATacaactcaaaaagaaaaaaatgttttctaggtTGTAATCCTTTattgaatttgtatttttctgggtttttttttgttttgttttgttttgttttgctttgctttgctttgctttgttttgcttttttgttttaaaggttcttaggtcttactcctggatctgggctcagggttcatttctggcaggacttgggaaTCATATGATTCCAGAGATCAAGCTAGGGTCAACtgtacaagcaaggcaagcaccccctaCCAGCTTGCTATCACTCCTACCCtggaattgtgttttttttttttttttttttttttttttttgtggtttttgggtcacacccggcagtgctcaggggttattcctggctccgtgctcagaaattgctcctggcaggcacggggggaccatatgggacgccgggattcgaaccgatgaccttctgcatgagaggcaaacgccttacctccatgctatctctccggccccggaattgtgttttataaatgttttattacagTCGAatcagttttttctttgtttttgttttgggccacacccagctacactcaggatttctgactctattctcagaaatcgctcctggtaggctcaggggaccatatgggatgctggggattgatcccgggcccatcctgggtcagcaatgtgcaaggcaaacaccctattgctatgctattgctccagtccccttctcattttcttaaaaaaggttttttgtaatcttaattttttttttctgaccatTGTATGAGCAAAAGCTTTGAATGTTTCTAAAATCCTATTTATCAGTTTTGATTTTAGGCCATATCTAGTGTTACTCCgggcttatttctttt
The Suncus etruscus isolate mSunEtr1 chromosome 4, mSunEtr1.pri.cur, whole genome shotgun sequence genome window above contains:
- the BAG4 gene encoding BAG family molecular chaperone regulator 4 isoform X1, translating into MEQGVSSTEAHHLTQRRQKVLSHQTVEACESLNSYTNGAYGPPYPTGPSANTASYSGACYTPGYTQTNYSTEIPNTYCSSGNSPTPVSRWMYPQQDCQPETPALRGQVPGYPASQNPGMTLPHYTYGDGNRSIPQPGPSVRSQEDSWASPGTYGMVNRYPWPSAAPAGPPSNLYMSENTPWPGNGSPHPSHPPPSPPQQPKDSSYPYGQSDQGMNQHNFPCSVHQYQCSGTVNNDNSDPVDSQVQYSAEPQLYGNTTNEHPSNQDQNNLPEEPLSSDQSTPPGIKKIIHVLEKVQYLEQEVEEFIGKKTDKAYWLLEEMLTKELLELDSVETGGQDSIRQARKEAVCKIQAILEKLEKKRIMSRFKTKGKGSLLLT
- the BAG4 gene encoding BAG family molecular chaperone regulator 4 isoform X2, whose product is MEQGVSSTEAHHLTQRRQKSLNSYTNGAYGPPYPTGPSANTASYSGACYTPGYTQTNYSTEIPNTYCSSGNSPTPVSRWMYPQQDCQPETPALRGQVPGYPASQNPGMTLPHYTYGDGNRSIPQPGPSVRSQEDSWASPGTYGMVNRYPWPSAAPAGPPSNLYMSENTPWPGNGSPHPSHPPPSPPQQPKDSSYPYGQSDQGMNQHNFPCSVHQYQCSGTVNNDNSDPVDSQVQYSAEPQLYGNTTNEHPSNQDQNNLPEEPLSSDQSTPPGIKKIIHVLEKVQYLEQEVEEFIGKKTDKAYWLLEEMLTKELLELDSVETGGQDSIRQARKEAVCKIQAILEKLEKKRIMSRFKTKGKGSLLLT